AGAAAATGTCGGGCACACAGCTCGCCACCATACATTTTTTGAAATGTTGGGGAATTTTTCTTTTGGCGATTACTTTAAAAAAGAAGCCATTCACTTCGCATGGGATTTCATAACAAATGATCTTAAAATTTCTAAAGATAAATTATATGTAACGGTTTTTACAAACGACGATGAAGCTCATGAGATTTGGAGCAAACAAGAAAAAGTTCCAACTGATCGCATTTCAAGATTTGGTGAAAAAGATAATTTCTGGCAAATGGGCGATACTGGGCCCTGTGGTCCGTGTAGTGAAATATTTTATGATCATGGCGCTAAATATGGATGCGGCAAACCTGATTGCAAAGTCGGATGCCCGTGTGATCGATTTGTTGAGATTTGGAATCTTGTTTTTATGCAATTCAATAAAGACGCCCAAGGAAATCTCACCCCACTTCCCAAGCCATCAATCGATACAGGTGCCGGCCTTGAACGTATGACTGCGGTCATGCAACAAGTTGCCTCTAACTATGACACTGATCTTTTCTCCGATTTATTTAAAGTTATGGAAAAATATTTTAACCAAAAATACACAAAGTCTGATTCTGAAGTTGGCGTCGCCATGAGAGTTCTAGCGGATCATTCTCGCGCAACCGCCTTTTTGATTGCCGATGGAGTTTTGCCAAGCAATGAAGGCCAAGGTTATGTTTTACGTCGTATAATGAGACGTGGAATCCGCTATGGTAGAAAATTAACTGATCAAAGTTTAATCGTGCCTACAGTTAAAGAAGTCATAAATCTTATGAGTGATACCTACCCTGAACTTCGAATGAGAGAAAAAATTATTATCTCTACCATTCAAACAGAAGAAGAAAGATTTATCACAACCCTTGATCAAGGAACGTTGCTTCTTAATGATGTACTGAGTGATCTAAAAAATAAAAAAATAAAAACAGTTGGTGGTGATGTTGTATTTAAACTTTATGACACTTATGGCTTCCCCTTAGATCTCACCACAGTCATGGCCCAAGAAGCCGGCTTTGACATCGATGTCATTGACTTTGAAAAACGTATGGATCAACAACGAACCCAAGCCAAAGCCAGCTGGAAGGGTGGCAGCACAGATATGATCCAATCGTTATTGGTCCCGGCTGCTGGAAAACTTAAACCCACTGAGTTTTCTGGCTATGAAAGCAATGATGACTCAAGTGAAGTTGTTGCTCTTTTTTCAGAAACTGCACAGGTAAAAGAATTAAAAGGTTCAGGCTCATTAGTTGTCATCAAAACACCTTTTTACGGTGAGAGTGGCGGCCAAGTGGGCGACCATGGAATCTTTAAAACTTCAAATTCTGAAGGCAAAATTTTAGACACAAAAAGAATTAATGATATTTATTTTCATTTCATCGAAGTTACAAAGGGCTCACTTAAAACCGGTGATAAAATCAGTTTACATGTCGATATTTCACGTAAAGCAACGATGAGTAATCATAGCGCCACACATCTTATGCATGCAGCTCTTAGAAAAGTTTTAGGAGCCCATGTTACTCAAGCTGGTAGTAGAGTAGAAGCTTTGCGTTTGCGTTTTGACTTTACACATACAAAACCCATGACTCCTGACGAGATTGATCAGGTCGAAGTACTTGTTAATAAAGAAATCTCAGCTCACAAGATTGTTGGCTCAAAAGTACTTCCTTACAACGAAGCTGTTAAAGGTGGCGCCATGGCATTATTTGGCGAAAAGTACGCAGATGTAGTTCGAGTCATAAGCATGGGTGATTTTTCTCAAGAACTTTGTGGGGGCACCCACGTCAGCAACACGGGTGATATAAGAGTATTTAAAATTTTAAGTGAAGGTGGAGTTTCAAGCGGTGTCAGACGCATTGAAGCTATCACAGGTGATCGTGCCGTCGCCTATTTGTTTAAACGCCATGAAGAACTTTCTCAAATTGAAGAAAATCTAAAAGCAGAAGAGGGTAAAGCCCTTGAACGGGTAAAAAAACTTTCTGAAACTCAGAAAAAACTTGAGCGTGATTTAAAAAATGCTTTGGTTCAAGGTCAATCTACAAATGTCGATGAACTTGTGAGTTCCTCAAAAAATATTAAAGGCGCAAAAATCATAAGTGCTTGTGTTCAGGTGGCTGATCGCGATTTACTCAGTGCACTTTGCGATCGTATCAAAGACAAACTTCAATCAGGTGTTATAGTACTCATTGGTCAATCATCAGAAGGCCCAAGCCCCATCGTAGTCAGTGTCACAAAAGATTTGGTAGGTAAATTTCACGCCGGCAATATACTAAAAAATGTAGCAGCCCTTATGGATGGTAAAGGTGGTGGGCGCCCTGATTTTGCACAAGGTGCTGGACCAAACAGTGCTAAAGCCCAGGATGCAGCTGAAAAAGCCTACGAATTAGTATAAATTTCTTATTTCGCGACTCCCAACTTATCCAATTTAAAAATAAAATAGAAGGTATGAAACTATTGAAAACAGCTTTCTTATTTACCAGTTTATTAACCACGATTGTTCTGTGTCACCCCGTTTCGGCAGCAGACTGCAAATTTGATGGCGAGTTTGAATTGCCAAAGTGCAAGTCAAAAAAAGCCATCGAGTGTACTGATACAACAGTTTCAGTGAAGGTAAGAGAAGAAAAAGCTCCGGCACGACTTGTATTACAACGAGTGCAAAAAAATGGGGCCACCTCAAATGAAGAAACTTATCTCTTAGATGACAAAGAGCATGTACAGCCTGTGAACTCTACTCAAGAGCAAATTTATCGAGCAGCTATAAGTACAAATTCAGGAACACCAAGAGTATTTATTTCTAATACCCGCCGAAGTATTAATGGCGTGGGCGGTGGTTATCATGAAAAATTAAAACTCACATGTGATAAAGGAAATCTCTTATTAGCTCGAGAAATTGTGGGCGTAGTGAGAGCTCCAATGGTGATCGTGCAATCAGTTAAAGAAATCGACAGTAATCGCCTGCCAGCTTCTGTTGATTCCACAAAGTAGACTGAATCTTTTTGACTGGGTTTACGAAACGTTTTCATATCACCTCTTATTTTTACAGATAAATACAGATTAAATACAAGTAATATCAATAACTTATGCGTGCTCTCAACTGGCCAAGATTTTGCTGAAGACAAATTCATGACCAAACACCCAAAACTCCTATCTGCCAAACTCTTAAACTTTCGTTTAAGTCTTGCGAGCATCCTTTTTGTAGTCTCTACTTTGCCCTTAATCGCAAACAGCCAAGTACCCCCAACTCAAAACACACCATCTACCCCAATTTATACGCCAAGCGCGATTAGCGATGATTATACTAGAATGTTTGAATACAGTTTAAAGCTTCTTTTGCTCCCAGAAGTACGTGAATTTTTCATGGATATTTTCAAAAAAGAACTTCAAATCAGCCCTGAATTGCGCTCAACCATGAAAATGCCTGAAGATTTTAAAGTAAAAGAAATGTCTGAAAGCCAATTTATTTTTCTACTCCAGCAAAATCCGAGCCTTTGGAATTACCTTGATCAATACTTAGAAGAACTTCCACATCTTAAAATTAGAAAAAATGCCAATGCAAAAACTCGCGAAGCTTATGAAGCTGTAAAAGAAAAATGGCGCGCTCGCTTTAGACTATGGATCGCAGACCAAGGTGTTTTGGGTCGTTTTAAAGTCTATAACAATCCAGCCAGAACCATGCCACTACTCCAAGCAGACGGAAAAGCCGGATACTTTGAACCAACAGTATACTTTAACCACCCATTGAAATATCCAGATGGCCGCACCACAGAGGCCGTAAATCTCAAGCAAGTGTGGATTGATTTTATTCGTGGAGCAAAACAACAATTAGCCATTAATGTTTTTGATTTTGATCTTCCAGAAGTCGCAGAAGAAATTATCAAAAAGAATTCTGAGTTTTTAAAAAATAAACTCCCCGCAGTAAGAGTCGGTATCGACGCATCAGTAATTAAAGATAAAACAGAAGTTAAAAAAATCTACCAACTACTTAAAACAGCCGGTGTGAATATCTTTAAAGTTAATGCAACAGGCCTTAATCATCACAAAATTGCAACTCGAGATTGGCAACTAAAAAGTAATGGCATGGTTTTACTATCCTCTGGAAACCTCACCTTTTCATGTATTGATCCATTGGGCGATTACATATCGGGCAAAGTTATTGCTGAAGACCAGAAGTATCTGCTCCCCAACGCAAATCACATCATCACAATGCGCAGTGATTCATTTTCACAGCTAGTGAATTATCAGCTCACTAAAATTTTAGATCTTAAACTACGTGGTAGTGAAAATCCGTTAGGTGGTGCTTTTAAGGTTTTTGGCGAATCCCTCGGAGGTGTTAAAGAATTGCCCTTCATGATTGCTGGTTTTTCACCAAAGGGTGGGCTCGGTGATATCAATCGCGATATCATTGCACAAGTAATCGCAAAAACCCAAGGTCGTATTCGAATGATCCAATTTGCTTTTTCATCTAAATCAATTGAGGACGCACTCTTTGAACACTCCAGAAAAGAAAAAGTTGCAGGCCGAGAATATATTTTTGAAAGTGTGAGTCATACTGCATTTTCTTTAGAATATTGGAGCCGCTTTCTCATTATGTCGGGCTACGACGTAGTAGATACAGCCGATGGAAAGCACTATGTGTTAAACGCTGACAGTCGCTGGAACAAAGAGTTCACCACTGATGAAGCAAATAATAATCGCGCACGCATGTTAGTAGCCCCCAATAACTACGGGCAACATTTAGTGCGCCTCGATGATGGATCAACTTTTGAAGTTCGATCTAAAATCCATCATAAAATTATGATCTGTGGAGAGGGTGAAAATACAACTCTCATTATCGGTACCTCGTACAATTTCACAGAATCGGCGAACACCAATAACGAGCACATCCTTGTCATTAAAGACCCTCGGGTTGTTCCACAGGTTTTAGCTGCATTCGAAAATCTTCGAAGCCAAGCAAGCTCTTCTGTCGAAGTCATCACACGTAAACGAAATGTTTATTTAAAAAGCGATGGCAAAATGGATATGGAAGAAAGACGAGCCACTGAAGAACTAAAAAGAACCATTGAAAAGAATAAGAGAAAACTCGTGGGTAGCAATATTTTATTATCAGGATTTGAATTTTGCTCAAAACAACTTAAAGAATTACTAAAATCGACTACTTCTCACAAAAAGCGATAGCCTCTCGCTCATTGCCTGGGGGATTTGCGGTATTAAATTGCAGAAGTTTTTGAAAATGATTTAGCGATTCTTCAAAAATTTCCATGGCTCAAACTTGAGCAGCCATATGACTCAGTATTTCAAACATCACATCTACAGCTAAGAGCTGAGTGATCTGTGCAGGATCAAATTGAGGAATAACCTCAACTACGTCACCACCCACAAGATTTACCTTTGGAAGATTTCTAAGAAACTGTTGAGCTTCATACGAATTCAAACCACCAATTACTGGGGTTCCGGTACCAGGAGCACAAGAAGGGTCCATCGCATCAACGTCAAAACTGAGATACACGGGAGTATCACCAAAATCAGGCCATTCTTTAACGAGTGCATCCACACCGCGTTTACGAATTTCATCAATTGTCCAAACTTTAAATCCATGTTTGCTTGCGAAATCTGAATCCTCTTTAACTGCAAAAGGACCACGAATACCAATTTGTACTGTCTTTTTAGGATCAATCAATTTTTCAGTCACAGCATGACGGGCAAAAGTTCCGTGATGAAAATCACAATCCCACGCAGGTGGATAAGTATCATAATGCGCATCAAAGTGAATGAGCCCAATGGGTTTTTTGTAGTGTTTATTAAGCGCACGCAAAATAGGAAGTGTCACCGAATGATCACCGCCACTTGCTATAAATTTTTTGCCATCTTTTACAAGACCATAAACAAATTTTTCAATGCGATCATAAGTCTGCTTAAGATCAATGGGTACAGTTGGACAATCACCAACATCTGCTACTTTTAATTTTTTAAAATAAACAAGATCCCGATTCCAGTGATATCCACGCCCAAGTGAAGATGCTTCGCGAATATGTGTGGGAGCAAATCTTTGGCCCGTGCGATAACTGGCGCCACCATCAAATGGAATTCCAAAAAGTGCTACGTCAAATTTTGCGTCAGGCTCGGCAATAGGAAGCCGGAAAAAAGTTTTGATTCCTGAAAAACGTGGAAACTCGCGACCTTCAAGGGGTTTAAAATCCATAAATTCACATCCTCTCTAACGAGCCATGCTACCTCACCCTGTTTTTAGGTCAATAAAATGCGCAAGAATTGTGCGTTGCATTATTGACTAGTGATTCAGCCTAGTAGATATTAATTTCGATGAAAATTTCTCAAGCCCTTTCAAAGTGGTACCGTGCCAATAAAAGAGACCTTCCTTGGCGCAAATCGCAAGATCCATATAAAATTTGGATTTCTGAGATCATGCTGCAACAGACAACTGTGAGAGTCGTTATTCCCTATTTTGAAAAATTCATTAAATCATTTCCAACTGTTAAAGCACTAGCAAATGCGACAGAAGAAAAAGTTTTAAGCCACTGGTCAGGACTCGGTTATTACTCTCGAGCTAAAAATCTACACAAAGCTGCTAAAAAAATTTCAGCTCAGAAATATTTTCCACGAACTTACATAGAACTTTTAGAACTTTCAGGTATTGGGCCATATACTGCAGCCGCCATCGCTAGCATTGCGTTTAATGAAGAGGTTCCAACTATTGATGGTAATGTCATTCGCGTGATCACTCGACTTTTTGATATTTCACATGATGTGAATTCACGATCGGGCAAAGAGGCTATTGCCCATAACGCAGCAGTACTGATTAAAAATCAAAACCCTTCAGAACATAATCAAGCCATGATGGAATTAGGGGCGACGATCTGTTTACCACAAAATCCGATGTGCATTTTGTGTCCTGTGAATAAAAATTGCCAAAGTTTTAAGGCGCATACGATGAATCAGCGCCCGGTTAAGCAAAAAGTACGAAAACAAGAGCCCTGGCTTTGGACACTTTATGTTGTTAAAAAAGGAAACCAATTAGCGCTTGTCAAAAATAGCAATGGCACACCGTGGTTAAAAAATACATGGGTGCTTCCAGGTGAAGCAAAGGAATGGAATAATAAAACGCCACCGCTCTGTGATTTTAAACACTCCATTACTCATCATAAAATTTTTGTGAAAATCCAGCATAAAAAACAAAAAGATTTAAAAAATCCTAATGTCGTCTGGGCTTCAGCTGGTGAAATGAAAAATTTAGGTGTCTCAAGCATTGTTCAAAAAGTATTGAACTTATTAGACCGTTAAGAGTATTCTTAAACCCATGAAACTTCTTTGGCTTTTCTCTATTATTGCGATTGTGATGTCGTGTAGTACAACGAGCAAAAACAATACACCCGTATACGAATCAGTTCCGACGCCACCAGGTTTTGTTGATAGTACAATTAATCAACTCACCTCTGACGGCGATAATTTCTACGCTTCTTTTTCTACAGATGGTTCAAGAATAATTTACCTCAGTAAAAACAAATCAGCTCACAAAAACACCCAGATTTATATCATGAATTTAAAAAATCCTCGTCACCGACGAATCACGTATAATGACGGCGAAGACACAAGCCCTCGTTTTTCACACGATGGTAAAAAAATTATTTATTCATCAACTACAGATGAACAAAAAGAAAAAAATAAATCAGTCCACCAACCAAAAAGCATCACGCCCAATGAACAAATGGCAAAACTCTATGAGTGGAAATTTCTTAACAATGAAATCTATCAATCAGATGCCGATGGAAGTCATATTGTACGCCTCACACGACACACTGGCTATGATGCCGAGGGCATCATCACCCCCGACGGAAAGAAAATATTCTACACCAGCCTCAGCGGTGAAGATTTAGAAATTCACTCAATCGATGCACAAGGCCGCGCTCAAAAACAAATTACAAGTCTTAAAGGTTATAATGGCCAAACACAGTATTTAAGTGCAACAAAACAACTTGTCTGGAGTGGTACACGATCTGAAGAATCAGCGCAAATTCATGTTGCTGATAACGCAGCTAAAAAGATCAAACAATTAACCACAAAAGTTGCGATTCACTGGTTTCCCTCATGGAGCCCCGACGGAAATAAAATAATTTTCAGCAGTAATCGCGACGATAATAAGAATTTTGAACTCTATCTTATGAATGCCGATGGAACATGCCTAAAAAGACTCACCTACGTAGGTGGAACAGATCTCATGCCCAGCTTTTCACCTGATGGTAAAAAAATTCTCTTCACTAGCGATCGCACAGGAACAAGCCAAATTTATCTAATGGATCTCCAAGAACCTCAAGAATGCTCGGCTGAGGTTTTATAAAAAATTATTTTTGCGCTTCAAATATCACATCGAATTCAGTAACTTTACCATTTATTAAATATTGTAATTTTCCGTCTAACAACTTAATTGTCAATTTAGGTATTTTTTTAATTTTTAATTTTTCTTCATACGTATAACTCACCACTTGAATTTTTGCTATTTTCGAAAAACCGTTGTCGCCAATTTCATAAATATACCACCACAAAGCAGTTTGAATGCTGCTCGTGCCTTGTGGTGTTGACCAAATTTTGATTTGCAAATACTGCTTATCACCAATTGTTGAAACAACAGAATCTAACCATTCATCTTGATCACCAAAATACGGAACACCTTTTACAAAGTCACCATGCGGGGTAGATAAATTAACAATTCTTTTATTAATATCTACCGTAATATGATTATCCCCTGCAGGCAGGCGCTGGATTTTACTATTTTGTGCACTTGAAGTGTTGGCACCCAATATGCTCAATAGCACTACAATCAAAAATTTCATTATCTCATCCTCATCTTAATCGCCATTTTTTCCAGCCTTTGACTTACTGTTTCTTGCAGCTCTTGATGTTCGCGCTTCACATGATTTTTTACCAGGGTAATTGGTTTCCCACTGTTTTGCCTGAGGACAACCCGCATTTACTGAAGGAATATTTGAAATTTTGATAACTGAGCTTCCCGATTCATCAAACGAAGGGTATTCCATTTCAGCATAAATACGGTTAAATTTTGGTACTCCCGAACACCAATTTCCGCCACGATTTACACTATGAGTATAAAAATATATACCATCCATAGGTATTTTCGGTTCAATCCTCTTTGTAACTTTAGTCCATTTATATTTGAGATCAAATTCTTTAGGATCAGTATACATCAAGAGGGCTAAATCCATTGCACGATCAAATTGTTTTCTCTTAACTTCAAATTGATTTTTACGGATTTCATAATTTTTCTGTAATCCTTCATGCTCTCTTTTAGTTCTTCGATAGTTGTTTAATTCTGTTTGATATCTTTTCATTTCTATTTTGGATTGATTATCGGGTGGTATCGGCATTTTCATACTAAATTCACTTGGCTCATCACGAGGCGGTTTCAAGGGACATACGACTTCATCTAGATTTGGGTCTTTAGGATTATACAATGAATATGCATGTGATTTACTGACGACATCTTCTATTGGATTAGTAGGTGAATCTGTAATTAATGAGTCAGCATGTCCAAATTCACCAGATGAGTATTGTGATTTGCTTTCTTTATTAGATCTAGAATCTCTTATTGGCACTACTTGATTACTTAACATCACGCGATCTAAAATATTGCGAGCGACCATTTCAGCATGCCCGGATGTATCAACGGGGTTATCTTCAGAGGCACAACCTCGTGTTTCTCCCCATATGGTACGCGCTAAACCATCAATAGCCCTCATATCATCCAATGTAATTTTTCTTTTCTGTGGCTCAGGAACATTTCCACCTTTTCCATCATTTGCCTTATCCCAAAAACTTACAAACTCTCCCTTTGGCAACTTTATTACTTTTTTAGCTTCTGGCACTGGCGGTATTGGTTTTTTCTTTGAATCTAGTTCATTCGGCTCATCATGATTAATAATTTTTTTCCAGAATGCGCCAATATTATTATCATATCCATTACCCGGTTTACGATTAAGATGTGTTAAAAAAATATCAAAAGGTGGTTCGGGTTTTGAATAACATGCACCTAAATATTTTTTTAGATCTTCCGTGTTTAATGAATTTGATACG
This DNA window, taken from Oligoflexia bacterium, encodes the following:
- the alaS gene encoding alanine--tRNA ligase; the protein is MRATEVRKRFIEYFKKQQHEHIASSRLVPDNDPTLLFTNSGMVQFKNALLGHETKPYKRATTSQKCVRAGGKHNDLENVGHTARHHTFFEMLGNFSFGDYFKKEAIHFAWDFITNDLKISKDKLYVTVFTNDDEAHEIWSKQEKVPTDRISRFGEKDNFWQMGDTGPCGPCSEIFYDHGAKYGCGKPDCKVGCPCDRFVEIWNLVFMQFNKDAQGNLTPLPKPSIDTGAGLERMTAVMQQVASNYDTDLFSDLFKVMEKYFNQKYTKSDSEVGVAMRVLADHSRATAFLIADGVLPSNEGQGYVLRRIMRRGIRYGRKLTDQSLIVPTVKEVINLMSDTYPELRMREKIIISTIQTEEERFITTLDQGTLLLNDVLSDLKNKKIKTVGGDVVFKLYDTYGFPLDLTTVMAQEAGFDIDVIDFEKRMDQQRTQAKASWKGGSTDMIQSLLVPAAGKLKPTEFSGYESNDDSSEVVALFSETAQVKELKGSGSLVVIKTPFYGESGGQVGDHGIFKTSNSEGKILDTKRINDIYFHFIEVTKGSLKTGDKISLHVDISRKATMSNHSATHLMHAALRKVLGAHVTQAGSRVEALRLRFDFTHTKPMTPDEIDQVEVLVNKEISAHKIVGSKVLPYNEAVKGGAMALFGEKYADVVRVISMGDFSQELCGGTHVSNTGDIRVFKILSEGGVSSGVRRIEAITGDRAVAYLFKRHEELSQIEENLKAEEGKALERVKKLSETQKKLERDLKNALVQGQSTNVDELVSSSKNIKGAKIISACVQVADRDLLSALCDRIKDKLQSGVIVLIGQSSEGPSPIVVSVTKDLVGKFHAGNILKNVAALMDGKGGGRPDFAQGAGPNSAKAQDAAEKAYELV
- a CDS encoding phospholipase D-like domain-containing protein; translated protein: MTKHPKLLSAKLLNFRLSLASILFVVSTLPLIANSQVPPTQNTPSTPIYTPSAISDDYTRMFEYSLKLLLLPEVREFFMDIFKKELQISPELRSTMKMPEDFKVKEMSESQFIFLLQQNPSLWNYLDQYLEELPHLKIRKNANAKTREAYEAVKEKWRARFRLWIADQGVLGRFKVYNNPARTMPLLQADGKAGYFEPTVYFNHPLKYPDGRTTEAVNLKQVWIDFIRGAKQQLAINVFDFDLPEVAEEIIKKNSEFLKNKLPAVRVGIDASVIKDKTEVKKIYQLLKTAGVNIFKVNATGLNHHKIATRDWQLKSNGMVLLSSGNLTFSCIDPLGDYISGKVIAEDQKYLLPNANHIITMRSDSFSQLVNYQLTKILDLKLRGSENPLGGAFKVFGESLGGVKELPFMIAGFSPKGGLGDINRDIIAQVIAKTQGRIRMIQFAFSSKSIEDALFEHSRKEKVAGREYIFESVSHTAFSLEYWSRFLIMSGYDVVDTADGKHYVLNADSRWNKEFTTDEANNNRARMLVAPNNYGQHLVRLDDGSTFEVRSKIHHKIMICGEGENTTLIIGTSYNFTESANTNNEHILVIKDPRVVPQVLAAFENLRSQASSSVEVITRKRNVYLKSDGKMDMEERRATEELKRTIEKNKRKLVGSNILLSGFEFCSKQLKELLKSTTSHKKR
- the speB gene encoding agmatinase — encoded protein: MDFKPLEGREFPRFSGIKTFFRLPIAEPDAKFDVALFGIPFDGGASYRTGQRFAPTHIREASSLGRGYHWNRDLVYFKKLKVADVGDCPTVPIDLKQTYDRIEKFVYGLVKDGKKFIASGGDHSVTLPILRALNKHYKKPIGLIHFDAHYDTYPPAWDCDFHHGTFARHAVTEKLIDPKKTVQIGIRGPFAVKEDSDFASKHGFKVWTIDEIRKRGVDALVKEWPDFGDTPVYLSFDVDAMDPSCAPGTGTPVIGGLNSYEAQQFLRNLPKVNLVGGDVVEVIPQFDPAQITQLLAVDVMFEILSHMAAQV
- the mutY gene encoding A/G-specific adenine glycosylase yields the protein MKISQALSKWYRANKRDLPWRKSQDPYKIWISEIMLQQTTVRVVIPYFEKFIKSFPTVKALANATEEKVLSHWSGLGYYSRAKNLHKAAKKISAQKYFPRTYIELLELSGIGPYTAAAIASIAFNEEVPTIDGNVIRVITRLFDISHDVNSRSGKEAIAHNAAVLIKNQNPSEHNQAMMELGATICLPQNPMCILCPVNKNCQSFKAHTMNQRPVKQKVRKQEPWLWTLYVVKKGNQLALVKNSNGTPWLKNTWVLPGEAKEWNNKTPPLCDFKHSITHHKIFVKIQHKKQKDLKNPNVVWASAGEMKNLGVSSIVQKVLNLLDR